GGCCCTTTGATATCGCAAATTCCTTCTCATGTCAATCTTGATTTGGATTGTATTTTTAGTGAAATGGTTATGTCGGATGGTAGTTGGAATCTTGATCTGTTTCGAGACTTGTTGTTTGCGGAAGTGATTAAGCAAATAGTTTGTATTACTCCCCCCATCTCTCTTCGGGGTGGACAGAATTATTTGGGCACGCACAGGTTCAGGGTCTTTTTCGATTTGTAGCCCCTTTTGGTCTCTCAAGGAGAATTCTTGGAACCCTAAGGATGttgtaacgcccccttacccgagaccgtcgccggagtcgagcacgaggcattactaaacttatttgagcacttaaacaaattcggacaATCTGTCCAACTGTGTCATagtttcttaaaaattcatatctcgagttctgaaactcgaaatcaaattccgtaaatttttccttaaactagactcatatatctatctactaatttttttctacaatttttggtcaggccaattagtacagtttattagttaaagtctcccctgttttagggttcgactgctctgacctctgtgtattacgaatcagatatctccctatacagagtttcaatgactattccgtttgtttctaataaaactagactcaataaggaatctgtacatataaagcataacttctaattatatttgtacaattaTGGTGAATtcccaaagtcagaataggggatccagaaatcgctctggccctgtttcacaaaaatttaaatttctcataaaatataactcatatacctgttttgttccatccatatgaaaatagactaataattcttcaattccatattttattcatcatctaattgtatctctactatttttaatgatttttcaaactcacatcactgctgctgtctgaatctattttatggtaaattttgcctatttcatggtttccatggattagctagcaatttagcatacataacaccaaatatgatcatgattagccattccaatggctaatcattaccaagcatttccataccactcaatatccatatcataagaccatatacacaaaatgattataatgctatacatgccatactcaaaatatacaagccattatgccaagatggtatacggatagtgtgagtgggcctccgactgttcctgatttccgagctggcttgtcaaaactacaaggaatgaaaaggagggagtaagcataaatgcttagtaagtccatatgaaattaataagcaattaccaacatacttttaagataaaacaccacaattgtacaattatacataCTCAGCTTAAACTGTTTTATCAAGATacatttactaaataatttatttctggagctacggaacttcaaattaagttccgttaattttccttgaaactagattcatatacctttctgccataaaatttccagaatttttggtttagccatttagtacagtttattcattaaagtttcccctgtttcgctgtccaatagttctgatctctcttcactaaaaattatttatctcataattcgggacttggatgatgttcccgtctatccatcttgaaaatagactcgataaggattttaaatatataaattaaaactcataattatttttttacaatttctaatgattttctaaaatcagaataggggatctcgaagtcattcagactctgtctcacaacaatttaaatatctcataacataaaatccaattgcatgtatcgtttcctctatatgaaactaggctcatcaggctttaatctcatattttaccCAGCCagtaactcaatttccacaatttatggtgaatttcaaaaattacactactgcagtaacccaaaactgccaaggccatatttatttattcaccactattattcactaaatccatacaatatcatttcatccatcatggtaagaacacataattatgcttcataagcatagatccataatctcaatgtcatcaagtatcaagaacttattccaaatcgtgtcattttcatagtattcaccaattcttaatcttttcgggccattttacattttcgttcataatcaaattagggaacgattacggaattgagtacctcattatcacaatgccatagtaaaactatggtcttgcacatagtcacatatcacataccgaggccatagcccagccatggtcttacacggatcacgtatcacactgatgccatatcccagatatggtcttatacagtagcacatatcacatttctccgaagccatagcccaactatggtcttatacgggaatcacatttcacatgttgccatggcccaaccatggtcttttccgtcaattcttctTAGCCACGGAATGAAAGTACTCAAGTCCGTTGTTccatttaatttgtacttttattcaaatatcattttacaattatcacagtttaatgacattttatatgcaataatatactatatcattcatgaaattttcatttcaaaacattaaattacacgttgcattattaaaaatcatatgaacttacctcgatataaaatattagcaatcgagcctattcctcgtaaactttatttttccctcgatcacgacttgaatctcgtttctcttgatatggtgcaaaaatatgaaaaaccagcatagTAGACCTGCTACGGCGTTTCTggctgagaaagatgaagaaatgtctagatttttcaattacatcattatttaattactaacttttatgctattttcaattttgccccttgttcacattgttttcttgcttatttcatacccaaatcgtccagccattaacctttgggtctaattgctctttaaatccatctttttaaatacttaagctatttaatcacatctcaCAAATTTTGcacttagttcaatttagtccttttcacctaattaattaccgaaaccttaaaatttcttgacgaaactttaatactaacttatttacactccataaatatttctaaaaatatttatggctcggtttatgaattcgagatctcaatacctcgtttttattccgttttatctacaacttcctatactacataatttcatttaatatccaaatgaccaaaatgcccttactactaaactttccaaaaattccatccatgtccaatttttgtccatagacttacaaattggtcaaattgctctgtaaggacctctaattaataatctaattcaattttatgcaaaatgcttctagaacacaagttttgcaatttattcaatttagtccctaatttcaaattaagcactttatgcatagaatttcttcatgaaattttcacacaatcatgcaatcatatcatatcatagacctcaaaataattataaaaaaattctttctatctcagatttgtggtctcgaaatcactattccgactaggcccaaaattaggatattacagaTGTTTTCTAGAAGAATAGCTAGAATTATCATGGACCACAAAAGAGTTAAAATCTTCCATTGGCTAGCTTCTAAGCAAAGGCTCCTAACTAATTTGGAGCATACTAGGTAGGGAATTGGTCATAATAGCTCTTGTCTTATTTGCGGATGCAAAATTAAGGACACTCTCCATGTACTGTGAGATTGTAAGGCAACGAAGGAAGTTTGGTTGCATGTCACCCCTATCGATAGGTAATGCCATTTCTTCTTTGGATCTCTACAAGATTGGTTGACTTCTAATCTTGGCTATCATGTGCGACTATCTGCTCGAGGGGTTACTTGGTCTTGTCTTTTCGGCCTAATTGCATGGCATATTTGAAAAAACAAGAACTTATTTATCTTTTCGGCCTAATTTGTTCACTGACGGTGTAGTAGCTAGTGGTTATGGTAGTGCTTCTACTGGGGGTGTCTTGCATGACCATAATAGGAATTGTATATTGGGATTTAGTCACTATTTGGATCATTGCTTAGTTTTTGAAGCAAAATTGTGGGGGATTTTAGATGGTTTACTAGTGATACTTAGCAAATAACTTAAAAGGGTCATGATTCAGACGGATAATCTGGAGGTTGTCAAGACTCTACAAAAAAATTTGATGACAGGGTCAGTATTATTGTGCTCAGTAAGGTTTGAAGAATTTTGAGAACTGAAGGGTTGTGGTGCATAAAGTATGTCCTTAAAGACCTCAACCAAGTTGCAGACTGCTTGGCTAAGCTAAGTTTGGTGGGAAAGTCAAGTCTTCAAGTTTATGATGATGCCCCAATTGAAGTTTTAGAGCTCATCCAACAAGATAAGGCTAACTATgcctttattcaatttattttgatgtaattCTATCTCCTTATTTTTCAACTAAAAAAAACACACATAATAATAACTCTTTTATATTTGAGacctatttaatttattttaagttaatatactagtttttttattccataatcaaactttaaaaaatactacaaagctctcttttttttaaaataattttttatattttactgtATATCaaatattctttttatttcttgaaatttataaatattttcatatatatatattaaactattttttaagaAACTATAAATcaaaaaatattagtaataataCATACGaatactaataaaaaataatgcATCTATCAACAGGGTACTATTATCTTAATTcgaataatttttaaaaacaacataaatttattattatgaagggaaaaaaaaaggtttttgtgATTGCAGAAAATGAAGAATTTTTTATGATTGAAGTTCCTTAATCACAGAATTAGGTAATTAGATATTTTGCCAAGTGGGGTGGCTATCAAGAAAAGTATTGAGTTGATAATGATATACAAcgaaccaaaatattataataagcTGTACCCACTAATTAATCTGTTTCTGTTCATTCCCGTGAGTCCATCCAACCGCAATCCAATCATAATTTGCctaatgattaaaaaataataataaataatgcatTAACCTAATAAGATCAGAAAAAATCAagataaaaatgtattaaaaataagAAACATTGTCGAGATTTGGAGTTTTGACGagcaaaattaaaattgataaaatgctCATCCAAAGTTTGAAttctataaatttatttttgtctcatttaggtaatattcaaaatattgattgaaattgaagGTAGGGGTAGACTCTTTTGCCCTTTAACTCAGCAGCCCTCCTACGTCATTGGTGGCTAGTGAGGGTCAGCTCCCATATCCTTTTCagtaaacaaatattattttcattttttttataaaatttaaactaaataaaatatttcgattttaaaagataaaaataaaaacatgtaacaattaaaaaacaacaaacttgttttcatttatttcaataaaactgttttgtaaaagaatgtgtttgataaatttaaattttataagcgTTGAATCTATATTAGAAAtgtatttgataaatttaaattttaaatgcggttaaattttataagtgttgaatttatattaaaaattacttgacccaaatcaaattttatgttttcatttataattaatttaatttttttataatataaaaataaatattttatatttaaaatagtgaaactaatttaaatttttatataaaaatatttttcaaaaaagttacagaattatttattattttttatttacttagaaatttttttaatatttataaaaaattaaatttaccaaATAATTTCCAAAAGCCTTGGAAGTAAAAttcattttgttaaaataagttaaagcataaaaattcaaaattaatattaaaaaattaacaaccATACTAATTTATCATGGATGATTAAAAAATCCTAAAACATTATACTAAACTGAACCAAACTCACCTCTACCTTAAATTAGTTGACcttaattcaaatttataaaattataaaactttcTACATATTAAATCTCTTATCCTAATTTAGATCCATATGAAtgtagaaattttttattttatttttaatatttttattataaaaaatagaaatcaaacataattttcaaatatatatttgttaacgTGTCACTAATACAAGGCGGTACAATTGCAAGcacaatataataatataaattataagtaTAAATACATGTTCGACTAACAATAATGGCAtgtaaaatcaacttaatataaaGTACAATAGAGATGGTACAATTATAAGCACAacataaaagtataaataaatgTCTAATTAACTACAATAACATGTAAAATCAACTTAGTACAAGACACAATAGATAAAGAATCAAAAATAACGGAAAAAAACCCATACATAGTACACATAGTACACGCACAAGGTGAAGTGGAGACTTACACAGCATAATTAGAGATAATAAAACTTAAACTAACCCTCCATCTTAACAATCAAGCCAAGGCATAGGCatcatttgttaaaaaaatacttttttaaaattacatatgACAAATAAAAACTAATACTGTAATTcgctttttctccttttttttttttaagataaaagAATTTTTACATATACAAGCTTTACGGGGTTGTGTCACCAACGTAAAAAAGAGCAACCTCATTAACAAAAGTATTTTATCAAGCCTCAGAATTTGAGCTTAATTTcaagtattttttaattattaaaaagaataaatgagttttttttccaattttgctAACAGATGTTTTCCTAGTCTATCTGTTTAAGAAgtaaaattaatatatctatCTCTTCCcttgtaaaaaaaaaacccttgaaAAGTATGTTAATTTTTTGGTATAAACTTAAAAAGGAAGAAATGATGAGCTCTTTAGGTGAAGCTGCCATTAAATTCATCTCTGGAACTCAGCCCTGTATCTAGGGCTCAACGCATACCATTGTTAACTTGCAAATACTAGAATCTCTTCCCACCAAGGTTTGAGCAAAGAATCTTTTTGTGATCATCCATTAACTAGCAACGACACGCTCAGTTATATGATTGATTTTTCGAAACTCGTAGGGCACATCTTCGCTAGACGGGCCAGGTAACCATTTTGATGCATTACGTGGAATTCAGCCTATTAAGCCAGGCCGAACCTTTCCCTTCCTTAACATGCATGATAGTGTAAATCCATGATAGTCGCATCACCGAACCAAAATTCAGCCGTGTTGGGCTGGTTTTCAGATGGAACTGAATGGTTTTATTGCAAGTCTATACTTCATCATGGCTTCACCGAACTTTTTCTATAAATAGATGCTTACATTAGCTCTAAAAGATCGCATAGTAAGCAccatttttttttgggggggggggggggagggatAATATATGACCAACCTTAGTGACTCTGAACTGAAACTGTTCTGTTTCTTCAATGGTGTTACTACGATGATAACAGCATAGGCGGATTTAGGGTGGCAGGGCCCGCcccttaaaatcaaaattttgtcattttaattctttgaatttttaaaattttaaattaataaaaataaatttataatttaatctcctaaaaataataaaaatttaaactaattctttaaattttataaagatataaataatttaatttcagccaTGAAATTTTTTCCTCCTTTTGCACTAGATAACAGGGTAAAGACCAATGAATGCCTAGCTAGCTAAGCCTTATTAGCTCGGCTTGGAAAACCATAAACAATAAACAAAATCCGAACCTTACTACTAATTTGTACGTACCTAGCTAGCATCCCATTGCAAAAGCACTCAAATGAAGCACTTTTTCCAAGTAATTTGAAAACCAATGGCCTCTATCTCTTCCAAAACCATATGATTGTTCATCTGCTTTTTTGTTCTTTGAATCATCGGGATATTGAAGAGTAACCACAAAAACATTTATGTTACGTTTGGTTGAAGGGTTATTCTTTTCACATGCTTTAGTCATAGGttagtttattattttttcacTTGTTTCGGTCATTAGTTAGCTATAAACTAATCACATTTAATTATTCTAAGGAAGtcttatttttcataaaaaaattttactcatATTTCTAACTGCATATTTAAATTAtactaattatattttattttatatcttcactattttaaaacataagtgttaaataaaatttttcctCATATTATTACATTAATAACCAAATGTAAACATTAAGGATAGTTAATGATGATGATTAATGATGGTGTGACGGTCAAAATCATTAAGCAATCTGTATGAAGTCGCGGTGGAAGACTGAAAGCAAAGGCTCTGTTGCTCAGGATTTATACAACATGAATTACTGTGTcaaaattaatacaaatatataacaCCTTAAAAACAGCATGACAGCTGGTTTTAACTTTCAACAAGACAGAATGTTTGACCTCTGGAAAACAAATTGAGCTTCAGTTGACACTCCCTGATTCTAATTAATTTGCAGATTGATCCTCAACCTCATATAACCAGAAACCAAAAAGAAGGGCattgaattaagtgcaaaaaCAGCTGTTTCGATGAAACCATTGATGAAGGGTTCAGGGTGCCATCAACAGTATGAAATGTAATCGGTTTTTATGTATGTGCCATGTATAAACATCTGTTAATAAGCAACTTCCATAAAGATTTTGGAGATCAAAAAGGGGCTTAGATTGATGTGAATCTAAATGCAATTCTACAGGATACAGGAAAGGGAGTTAAAGAACAGTCGAGAGTGAAGCAAGCATTTTTGCTTTTAGCTATTATTCTTTCTATAAATATAAAGTAAATTCTAGAGCCAGTAGCCACCTAGCACTGCTGCTTATTCTTTCTGTTCCATAACAAGTGGAAGAATTACTTCCTAGATATTGCTCGGAGTTGATGTTTCAGATGAACTTCCGGGCGAGTCACCCGCTACTGGGTCCACTGATGAACCACTTGGAGAGACACTTCCACTTTCGGACACGATTGGTATCTTAACAGCTGCTCTTTCCATCTCCTTCTCAAGTTCTTCTTCCCTACGCAATGCAGTGAATTGGACATCCAAAGACCTGGCTGCCGACAGCCATGCAAAAACAATCACCATAAGTATCCCTCCAAGGTATGGGGTAGAATTTGCAAGTGATCCAAAGGTCAAGATCATGAACTGCTGGATCAGAGCACCCCCGGACTTCCCCAACGGGTTGCAGACAACATCAATGGCAGCCTTCCCTTTAACCTAAAGGTAGCATCAAATAGGTTCCAATTAAAACGACAAGAAGACACACAAAaaaattgaagttgaaattgCAAGATTCCAAACCTTGGTGTCCTCGTCCAATGGAATATAGGCCATTTCTTTGCAAGGATCAAATAAACTGTACTTTGCACTCTTACTGAAAATGTTTTGCAAGGCACCTACATATACAGCTGCAAGAAGAGGAGTCATCCCAAACTTTGCAAGAGTGGGTGCAAATGGATCTCCGAATAATATCAAGGAAAAGAAACCGACTCCAGTCAGAAGCAGGACAGTGGGTGTAATCGTCGCTGCAACTCCCCATCCGTATTTGTCAAATATAAATTGACTTAGCAACATCATAATGAATGTTGCTACTCCAGTGCCAGTTGAGAAGTCACCCATGAAGGAGGAATATTCATTAGGGCTTGGAAACTGCAAAATGGAGAATCATTTGTTAATAAGCCTgttaagataataataataataaaacattagcAGACCAATAACCATAAAATTTTACCTGAGCTTTGAGCTTTGATTTCCAGGTAACTTCAACAAGGTTGATGCTAATACCATATGCAACCACCAAAGTGGCAAGATCCCTGATATACCTTGAAGACACCAAGAATTTCAAGCTCTCCATTGTTCCCATTTTAGGCTTTTCCTGCAAACCAATTgacagaaaataaataaataaacttggcATCATATATGCTTTGACCACACAATTTCACTCGGAATGCATTTATAATATAAGCATGGAGAACCCCCCACCCCCAATTTGTGAAATCTTACAGTCGTAGGTACAAATGAAGTATCTTGACTCCAAATATCTTAGCAGCTCAACAGACTTTAGTATCAATGATAGACAAAACAAATGAACATTTTGGTCGGAATAAGCAGACCTGGTGCCTAAGAACCtatcaaaattaaaaacaaatatgatAAGCATGAAGAATAGCTAGCCAAAAGATTACCTTCTTTTTCCTGCTACGAGTGGGAAGGGGAACAAACGTATTCACCCACCAGTACAGGAAACAGATGACTGCCCCCATCAGCACCACAATGCTCATCATCCCCCTTAAGGAGATGGCCCAACCATCAATTCCAGGACCCAGATTTTTCCTCAAATTAGAAAAGTACTTAACAGTTCGACCAGAGAAAATGAGGGCAACATTCGCACCAAGTCCAAACAGTGGATAGAATCTCTTTGCTTCATCTACAGTAGTTATCTGTACAAGAAAAGTGCAATAGCATGTAAATGCAGCTTTAATTCTAAAATCGAGTGAAGACTTCTGAGTTTCAACTAATGCAGAAAAACTAGAGAAAACACACTAACTAAAAGCTTAGAAGCATGAGTAATAGATTGCCACTAAACATGTAAAGCAAATGCCACACTCATAAAAGCTTAAATTCTGTATAAATGAACAAATACGAGGTGCAAAATCAATTAAGACATTGAAAGTTTGAACTGTTAGACTTAGAAGTaacattcaattattttcttCTTGTTTGCCCTTGCTCCTATGCTTCATACATACGCCCAGAGATGCTGGAGAATGCTCTAAATTATAGAATTAAAACTCAGATAAGTTTCTTAAATCTCTCATACACCTAAcaaattttcttttacaattccTTATAGGGTTTCAATTGCCAGTATCAGAAAACAAAAAACTTGTTCAGCAAATAGAATTTTCAAATCAAGGATAGAACAAGTTTACATCAGGA
The sequence above is drawn from the Gossypium hirsutum isolate 1008001.06 chromosome A05, Gossypium_hirsutum_v2.1, whole genome shotgun sequence genome and encodes:
- the LOC121229341 gene encoding ADP,ATP carrier protein 1, chloroplastic, which codes for MEAVLKTRGLLSLPPNPTRARSLLNPSQGLKQRLFASKPLGLNGLSVSYKRVPSVVAKPNGLFPEQKSFICKAEAAAAGDGQPLIGESEKKPKFLGIELVTLKKIIPLGLMFFCILFNYTILRDTKDVLVVTAKGSSAEIIPFLKTWVNLPMAVGFMLLYTKLANVLSKKALFYTVIVPFIIFFGSFGFLLYPLSNYIHPEALADKLLAVLGPRFLGPLAILRIWSFCLFYVMAELWGSVVISVLFWGFANQITTVDEAKRFYPLFGLGANVALIFSGRTVKYFSNLRKNLGPGIDGWAISLRGMMSIVVLMGAVICFLYWWVNTFVPLPTRSRKKKEKPKMGTMESLKFLVSSRYIRDLATLVVAYGISINLVEVTWKSKLKAQFPSPNEYSSFMGDFSTGTGVATFIMMLLSQFIFDKYGWGVAATITPTVLLLTGVGFFSLILFGDPFAPTLAKFGMTPLLAAVYVGALQNIFSKSAKYSLFDPCKEMAYIPLDEDTKVKGKAAIDVVCNPLGKSGGALIQQFMILTFGSLANSTPYLGGILMVIVFAWLSAARSLDVQFTALRREEELEKEMERAAVKIPIVSESGSVSPSGSSVDPVAGDSPGSSSETSTPSNI